The Alphaproteobacteria bacterium DNA segment GGATGGGATGAAAATCTTCTCCGGCAGGAATTGCAATCTCTCGAAGGGGAGGATTTTAATCTTGCTCTCCTGGGATTTAATGAAGATGAGCTGGATGAATTGCTGGATGATGGATCAGGGGCTGAAGGCCTGACTGATGAAAACGCTGCTCCCGAAGTTCCCGAAAACCCTGTCAGTGTTTTGGGTGACGTTTGGATCTGCGGTGATCATAAAATCCTGTGTGGAGATTCTACGCTGATTGACAGCTATCAAACACTGCTAGGCGAAGAACTGGCCGATATGGTGTTCACAGACCCACCCTATAACGTCAATTACGCCAACTCGGCCAAAGACAAGATGCGCGGTAAATCCCGACCCATTCAGAATGATAATCTGGGAGAAGATTTCGGGGCGTTTTTGTATGACGTTTGCACCAATCTGATGATGGTCTGTAAAGGTGCGATGTATATCTGCATGTCGTCATCGGAATTACATACGCTTCATGGTGCTTTCACCAATGCAGGTGGCAAATGGTCAACCTTTATCATCTGGGCCAAGAATACCTTCACACTGGGGCGTGCCGATTATCAGCGTCAATACGAACCCATCCTTTATGGCTGGAAAGATGGGCATGAACATTTCTGGTGCGGTGCGCGCGATCAAAGCGATATCTGGTTTGTGAACAAGCCTGTGAAGAATGATTTGCATCCAACCATGAAACCCGTGGAGCTGGTGGAGCGCGCCCTGCATAATTCCAGCAAGACCAAAGATATTGTGCTGGATGCGTTTGGCGGTTCCGGCACCACCATGATTGCCTGCGAAAAAACAGGTCGTCGCGCCCGTCTGATTGAACTCGAACCCAAATACGCTGACGTGATTGTCAAACGCTGGCAGGAATTCACAGGCAAGAAAGCGAGACTCGCAGCGACGGGTCAGAATTTTGCAGAACTTGAATCCGAACGCATTGTGAAGTGAGGATAAATGGGCGTTTCCATTCGTGCCTATGCCCGCCATCGCGGGATTGCGGATAATGCGGTGCGCAAGGCGATCAAGGCAGGGCGCATCACGCCAGAAGCTGATGGATCGATTGATATTGCTACAGCTGATGCGGCATGGGATGCCAACACCGATCACACCAAACGCCACATACCTTCTGAAATCCGTGAGGTGGATCCAGCGGCAGCCATGGAATCCATACGTCAGACATTAGCCGAGAATGGCCGCCCGCCACAGGGCATGAATAGCTTTACCCAAGCCCGCACTGCGCATGAAATTGCCAAGGCACATCTGGCGCGGCTCCGGCTACAGGAAAAGAAAGGGCAATTGATCAACAAGGACATGGTCAAGGCGCAGGTCTTTCGGCTGGGACGAGAATTCAGGGATGCATGGGTGAACTGGCCAGCCCGTGTGTCGTCACAAATGGCCGCAGAACTGCAGGTGGATGAACATGGCTTACACATGATTTTGGAGCGCTATGTGCGGGAGCATCTGAATGAAATTGGAGATGCCAAACTCGACACAGCATGATGGAGCCTATGACAGTTTAGAAATTGCAACTTTATGGCAGCGGGCGATTACGCCCGACCCGTTTCTGCTGGTTTCGGAATGGGCGGATCAATACCGCTTACTGTCCGCCAAATCGGCAGCCGAACCTGGACGATGGCGCACGGCGCGCACGCCGTATTTGAAAGATATCATGGATCAGTTGGCACCTGCCTCGGCGGTGCAGCGGATTGTGTTCATGAAAGGATCGCAGGTCGGCGGTACGGAATGCGGCAATAACTGGATTGGCTATGTCATTCACATCGCCCCAGGGCCGATGATGGCGGTGGCACCCACCGTGGAACTGGCCAAGCGTCATTCGAAGCAGCGGATTGATCCGCTGCTTCAGGATGTGCCAGAACTCAGGGAGCGTGTAAAGCCTGCCCGTTCACGGGATAGTGGCAATACGATCTTGAGCAAAGATTTTCTGGGCGGCCTGCTCATCATGACGGGTGCGAATTCGGCGGTGGGTTTGCGTTCGATGCCCGCCCGTTACTTGTTTATGGATGAAATTGATGCATACCCTGGCGATGTCGATGGTGAAGGCGATCCGATTTTGCTGGCCGAACGGCGATCTGCCACTTTTAAACGCCGTAGGAAAGTGTTCATGGTCAGCACACCGACCGTTAAAGGATTATCGCGCATTCAGCGTGAGTTTGAGAAAAGCGATCAGCGCTTTTTTCATGTGCCGTGTCCTGAATGTGAACATTTTCAGCCCTTGCGCTTTGTGCAATTGCGCTGGCCGGAAAATGAACCACAGCAGGCCAAATATGCCTGCGAAGAATGTGGGCACTTGATTGAGGAGCATTATAAAACCACGATGCTGGCCAAAGGTGAATGGCGAGCAACCGATGAAAGTCAGGACGGCACAATTGGATATCACCTGTCCTCACTTTATAGCCCTATCGGCTGGTTTTCGTGGGGAGATGCGGCGGCGATGTTTGAGGATGCCAAGCGCAACCCCGATTTGATGAAGGGGTTCGTAAATACGGTGCTTGGGGAGCCTTATGAGGAGTCCTCAGAAGCACCCGAATGGCAACGCCTCTATGAACGGCGTGATGTTTACGCCCAAGGTGTTGTGCCACTGGGTGGCCTGTTCCTCACCGCTGGTGTGGACGTGCAGAAAGATCGCCTTGAATGTGAAGTGGTCGCCTGGGGCCGAAACAAGGAAAGCTGGTCGGTTGATTATATCGTTCTGGACGGTGATACCGCACGACCTGATGTGTGGCGACGGCTGGATACGGAAGTTCTTCAGCGTGACTGGCCGCACAGCACGGGCCATACTATGCCGATCCGTGTCATGGCGGTGGATAGTGGTTATGCCACACAGGATGTTTACGGCTTTGTTCGCAGCCATCCGCAGGCCGTATGGGGTGGAAATGGCGCACGCGCCAGCCAACCACGCACGGTGGTGGCAGTTAAAGGGCAAGACCGCGATACGGCGCTAATATTAAGCGTTGGCAAGGCGGATACGGGCGGAAAACGTCGTGGCTTGCGGGTCTGGAACGTCTCTGGCCCCGTGGCCAAGATGGAGCTGTACCGCTGGCTAAAACTGGAATGGCCAACCGATAAAGATATTGAAGCTGGTGTTGTCTTCCCGCCTGGCAGTTGTCATTTCCCGCAATATGGCGAGGAGTATTTCAAACAGCTGACAGCTGAACGGCGGGTTATTCGGATTCACAAAGGTTTCCCCCATGCGACATGGGAGAAAGACCCAAGTCGTAACAACGAAGCACTGGATTGCCGTGTCTATGCCCGTGCCGCCGCCACGATTTACGGGATTGACCGGATGAGTGAATTCAAATGGCGCGGGTTGGAGCAGACGCTGGGGGTGGAGATTGAGATTCCAACGCGCGGGGTAGAAAGCCCCGTCACAGAGGAAACCAAGTCTTCGTCACCCAAACCACAAAGCAAAAAACGAATGAACATCACACCGCGCAAAATCGTGCGGGCGGATGATCCATATCTTTAGGAGAAAAACAGATGGCAGATGATCTTCTCGAGCTTGAAACCCGACTGGTGCAGGCCAAAGAGGCACGCCACCGTCTGCTGACGGGCACACAGGAAGTATCGGTCAGCCTGCAGGGCTATGGCAGTACGACCTATACCGCCTCTAATGTCGAGGCCTTAGAACGGTATATCAATGAACTGGAATTGCAGATTTCCCGTGCCAAAGGCGGCACACGGCGCGGGATTATCCGGACAAGTTTTTAAGGACAAACAATGGTTC contains these protein-coding regions:
- a CDS encoding elements of external origin, which codes for MGVSIRAYARHRGIADNAVRKAIKAGRITPEADGSIDIATADAAWDANTDHTKRHIPSEIREVDPAAAMESIRQTLAENGRPPQGMNSFTQARTAHEIAKAHLARLRLQEKKGQLINKDMVKAQVFRLGREFRDAWVNWPARVSSQMAAELQVDEHGLHMILERYVREHLNEIGDAKLDTA
- a CDS encoding site-specific DNA-methyltransferase; amino-acid sequence: MTNTLDLHVEYLSVDHLIPYTHNARTHSDDQVAQIAGSMTEFGFVNPILIGDDGGIIAGHGRVMAARMLGVKEVPVIRLKHLNDVQRRALIIADNKITENAGWDENLLRQELQSLEGEDFNLALLGFNEDELDELLDDGSGAEGLTDENAAPEVPENPVSVLGDVWICGDHKILCGDSTLIDSYQTLLGEELADMVFTDPPYNVNYANSAKDKMRGKSRPIQNDNLGEDFGAFLYDVCTNLMMVCKGAMYICMSSSELHTLHGAFTNAGGKWSTFIIWAKNTFTLGRADYQRQYEPILYGWKDGHEHFWCGARDQSDIWFVNKPVKNDLHPTMKPVELVERALHNSSKTKDIVLDAFGGSGTTMIACEKTGRRARLIELEPKYADVIVKRWQEFTGKKARLAATGQNFAELESERIVK
- a CDS encoding phage terminase large subunit family protein — protein: MTPDPFLLVSEWADQYRLLSAKSAAEPGRWRTARTPYLKDIMDQLAPASAVQRIVFMKGSQVGGTECGNNWIGYVIHIAPGPMMAVAPTVELAKRHSKQRIDPLLQDVPELRERVKPARSRDSGNTILSKDFLGGLLIMTGANSAVGLRSMPARYLFMDEIDAYPGDVDGEGDPILLAERRSATFKRRRKVFMVSTPTVKGLSRIQREFEKSDQRFFHVPCPECEHFQPLRFVQLRWPENEPQQAKYACEECGHLIEEHYKTTMLAKGEWRATDESQDGTIGYHLSSLYSPIGWFSWGDAAAMFEDAKRNPDLMKGFVNTVLGEPYEESSEAPEWQRLYERRDVYAQGVVPLGGLFLTAGVDVQKDRLECEVVAWGRNKESWSVDYIVLDGDTARPDVWRRLDTEVLQRDWPHSTGHTMPIRVMAVDSGYATQDVYGFVRSHPQAVWGGNGARASQPRTVVAVKGQDRDTALILSVGKADTGGKRRGLRVWNVSGPVAKMELYRWLKLEWPTDKDIEAGVVFPPGSCHFPQYGEEYFKQLTAERRVIRIHKGFPHATWEKDPSRNNEALDCRVYARAAATIYGIDRMSEFKWRGLEQTLGVEIEIPTRGVESPVTEETKSSSPKPQSKKRMNITPRKIVRADDPYL